One window of the Halobacillus litoralis genome contains the following:
- a CDS encoding GbsR/MarR family transcriptional regulator: protein MVLTDHHTLEDIHTKVMHEFSKTLEMFGLTPADARLFVTLYLHKDPMTLDDMSEALGKSKTSMSTGVRGLLEQGLVERVWKKGFRKDLYQANENLYKNFMSSYIQKWQIAADEQKETLKSMEDKLEVQYKDFTKDNQMQLANNLYKRMEDMIQFHEMIAKAFYELDPDHHSSTQ, encoded by the coding sequence ATGGTATTAACAGATCACCACACACTCGAAGATATTCATACAAAAGTCATGCATGAGTTTTCCAAAACCCTAGAAATGTTCGGCCTTACACCAGCAGATGCACGATTATTCGTCACGTTATATCTTCATAAAGATCCAATGACATTAGATGATATGAGTGAAGCTTTAGGAAAAAGTAAAACTTCTATGAGCACTGGAGTCCGCGGGCTTCTGGAACAAGGGTTAGTGGAACGTGTGTGGAAAAAAGGATTCCGGAAAGACCTCTATCAAGCAAATGAAAATTTATATAAAAATTTCATGTCTTCCTATATACAAAAGTGGCAAATCGCTGCAGATGAACAAAAAGAAACGCTGAAATCGATGGAGGATAAGTTGGAGGTCCAATACAAAGACTTCACGAAAGATAATCAGATGCAACTGGCGAATAATTTATATAAACGAATGGAAGATATGATACAGTTCCATGAAATGATTGCAAAAGCTTTTTATGAATTAGACCCTGACCATCACTCTTCAACCCAGTAA
- a CDS encoding sporulation YhaL family protein, whose protein sequence is MIFGLPVWVFFCIVFIFVSGYMAIRAMRAEHHLEQEFIEREGQVYLKRMEEEKELRGKRKAMMSE, encoded by the coding sequence ATGATATTCGGTCTTCCGGTTTGGGTTTTCTTTTGTATCGTATTCATATTTGTTAGTGGGTATATGGCGATTCGTGCGATGAGAGCGGAACATCATTTAGAACAGGAGTTTATAGAACGTGAAGGACAAGTGTATTTGAAACGGATGGAGGAAGAGAAAGAACTCCGCGGAAAAAGAAAGGCTATGATGTCAGAATAA
- a CDS encoding peptidylprolyl isomerase, whose amino-acid sequence MKKLVITAALAASVFTLSACSSNADESEAVVETSGGEVTKEEFYQELKAKHGEQILQQLVMKEVLSDKYEVSDEAVNKEVESLKEQYGDQFEMVLQQSGFSNEDEFKETIRLSLLQEKAASEDIEISEEEMKNYYERMKTEVQASHILVSDEETAKEVKQKLEDGEDFASLASEYSSDGSAQQGGKLGWFGPGEMAAEFEDAAYSLEAGEVSDPVQTQFGFHIIKVTDKRDTEDVESYEDAKEEIKRTLISQKIDQAELQSKMDQLMQDAEIDVKDEDFKDLFSSEPAEGEQPAEEESKEEESKEEK is encoded by the coding sequence ATGAAAAAATTGGTCATTACAGCTGCACTTGCAGCAAGCGTATTCACACTATCTGCTTGTTCATCGAATGCAGATGAATCAGAAGCGGTTGTCGAGACTAGTGGTGGAGAAGTTACGAAAGAAGAGTTCTATCAGGAATTGAAGGCCAAGCATGGGGAGCAGATCCTTCAACAACTCGTAATGAAAGAAGTCCTTTCAGATAAATACGAGGTCTCTGATGAAGCAGTGAACAAAGAAGTAGAATCATTAAAAGAGCAATATGGAGATCAGTTCGAAATGGTCCTTCAACAAAGCGGTTTTTCTAATGAAGATGAATTCAAAGAAACTATTCGCCTAAGCCTGCTGCAAGAAAAAGCAGCTTCTGAAGATATTGAAATATCTGAAGAAGAAATGAAAAATTATTACGAACGCATGAAGACGGAAGTTCAAGCAAGTCATATTCTAGTTTCAGACGAAGAAACAGCAAAAGAAGTGAAACAGAAGCTGGAGGATGGTGAGGACTTCGCTTCATTAGCTAGTGAATACTCTTCTGACGGTTCTGCCCAACAAGGTGGTAAACTCGGTTGGTTCGGACCTGGCGAAATGGCTGCGGAATTCGAAGATGCTGCTTACAGTCTTGAAGCTGGTGAAGTGAGTGACCCTGTTCAAACACAGTTCGGTTTCCATATCATCAAAGTGACAGATAAGCGCGATACAGAAGATGTAGAGTCATATGAAGACGCGAAAGAAGAAATCAAACGTACACTGATCAGCCAAAAGATCGATCAGGCAGAACTTCAAAGTAAAATGGATCAATTGATGCAGGATGCTGAAATTGATGTGAAAGATGAAGACTTCAAAGATCTTTTCAGCAGTGAACCTGCTGAAGGTGAACAACCTGCAGAAGAAGAAAGTAAAGAAGAAGAAAGTAAAGAAGAAAAATAA
- a CDS encoding ABC transporter permease encodes MGLIPKIPVAKWISDATDWTTDTFGFLFDFIKNDFGDFIEIVAEDWLMNIPIWLFILVIGVLAFFVSGKKLGLTAFSVIGLWFIANQELWSELMNTFTLVIFASLISVVIGVPFGIWMAKNKMVEKILTPVLDFMQTMPAFVYLIPAVAFFSIGMVPGVFASVIFATPPTVRFTNLGIRQVAHELIEASDSFGTTGTQKLFKVQLPMAKKTIMAGINQTVMLALSMVVIASMIGAKGLGQTVITGLQRAEVGTGFVAGLGIVILAIIIDRFTQNLNTQRGE; translated from the coding sequence ATGGGCTTGATTCCTAAAATTCCTGTAGCAAAATGGATTTCTGATGCAACAGATTGGACGACAGATACTTTCGGATTCTTGTTTGATTTTATTAAAAATGATTTCGGTGATTTCATTGAAATCGTAGCAGAAGACTGGTTGATGAATATACCGATCTGGTTGTTCATCTTGGTTATTGGTGTGCTTGCCTTCTTCGTATCTGGTAAAAAGCTTGGACTGACCGCATTTTCTGTAATTGGTCTATGGTTCATCGCTAACCAGGAGCTTTGGAGCGAGCTGATGAACACATTTACACTCGTTATATTTGCCAGTTTGATTTCCGTAGTCATCGGTGTTCCATTCGGGATTTGGATGGCTAAAAACAAGATGGTGGAAAAAATTCTCACTCCGGTGTTAGACTTCATGCAGACAATGCCGGCCTTTGTTTACTTGATCCCGGCTGTTGCATTCTTCAGTATCGGTATGGTGCCGGGTGTATTCGCATCTGTCATTTTCGCAACACCGCCAACCGTACGTTTTACTAACCTGGGAATTCGTCAGGTCGCACATGAATTGATTGAAGCATCTGATTCATTTGGTACGACAGGCACACAGAAATTGTTCAAAGTTCAATTGCCGATGGCCAAGAAAACTATCATGGCCGGTATCAACCAAACGGTCATGCTCGCTCTTTCTATGGTTGTTATTGCATCTATGATCGGTGCGAAAGGTTTAGGACAAACGGTAATCACCGGTCTTCAACGTGCCGAAGTAGGTACAGGCTTCGTAGCTGGACTGGGAATCGTAATCTTGGCCATCATAATCGATCGTTTTACACAAAACCTGAATACTCAACGCGGGGAATAA
- a CDS encoding ATP-binding protein has protein sequence MKIAELRVHGFGKWKDFSISPAANKVNLLIGENEAGKSTLYQFILFMLFGLSPKQREFYLPKSGGALGGRILLKTEDYGDVWVERLHDRYNGRAVCRLESGEEREEEWLHHLLGSTDRKVYESIFSFSADDLLRLQNLTGDELGEVLLNIGLTGSDQIYQTEKWLEKHMDERFKPKGKKPEINEQIERVERWHQKKLAVENDEEDYERLQKEKEEWIQDLEQIEKNATENINRLHRTQQILKTRPVLVQYHQMKEEAESLDSSLIFPESGIERCQQMKEAILPLESEKKMLANNHDEWQRKLEELREELDHEEEEKARLLLNKKTDYDQDANESIQLTKQAERTREQLQKDLNHMDVPIEEDDLDDYPLPFYIEETWRDLRSEWNNVNREEEHLHEQELDIGREFEKIEAQQASIEHEQISEEQVRVYERQIEDAYQSATAPSDRQIRTSRADMIKRRKTGAAGAVGALVLGLIFQSFLPGIEVVLLTILATVVFAVLAYKSHITLQAHTNSQGTQKDDHVSYQNLDKARNQLQKYEKRKTELEHLHDQWRQLNQEEIRLEEKRNHLNQRKLRFESAKAEQESLYPFLKSLKIDYWEKLYHLLTQAREKRVEHHRIVQDLELHQARSNTIIEEMEGFYHRNNWEFYKRNVELHWRALMSWLNEQDKKREQCKQIKESLHELTRQAKENEMKLQTYINKREDLFYEAGVTTEGDFYQKARQVEEKDRTLYVLKDLEQQLKGMLSEEEQEEFGVWERVADESDLQARLDHIKKEKQHLEEKRSKAQQSLADIHSSISRLENSEERSEITHRFQMEKERLQEQAKEWAKYRVALQILRKTKQTYKKKYLPQVMSVAETHFLKLTKGNYSQIRLLPESERIIVGHHDGTIYSPEELSRGTRDQLYVAFRLALGETMAESMRLPFLVDDAFVHFDQTRLQVMSEILEEVSTRHQVILFSWRSDLPSLFQSPQVQELQ, from the coding sequence TTGAAAATAGCTGAGTTAAGAGTTCATGGTTTTGGAAAGTGGAAAGATTTTTCGATATCACCAGCCGCTAACAAGGTAAACCTTCTGATTGGTGAAAACGAAGCGGGAAAATCGACATTGTACCAATTCATTCTGTTTATGCTTTTCGGGTTGTCCCCGAAGCAAAGAGAGTTTTACCTACCTAAGTCCGGTGGTGCGCTCGGTGGGCGAATCCTTTTGAAAACCGAAGATTATGGGGATGTTTGGGTGGAACGGCTGCATGACCGTTACAACGGCCGGGCAGTATGTCGTTTAGAATCGGGCGAAGAGCGTGAGGAAGAATGGCTGCACCACCTCTTAGGAAGCACGGACAGGAAAGTGTATGAATCCATTTTCAGTTTTAGTGCAGATGATTTGCTGCGCTTACAAAATCTTACTGGTGACGAATTGGGAGAAGTGCTACTCAACATCGGTTTGACAGGGTCTGATCAGATATATCAAACAGAAAAATGGCTTGAAAAGCATATGGATGAACGGTTCAAGCCAAAAGGGAAAAAGCCTGAAATTAATGAACAAATCGAACGTGTTGAACGTTGGCACCAAAAGAAGCTCGCAGTGGAAAATGATGAAGAAGACTATGAGAGATTGCAAAAGGAAAAAGAGGAATGGATTCAAGATCTTGAACAAATAGAGAAAAATGCTACCGAAAATATCAATCGACTTCACAGGACGCAGCAAATACTGAAAACAAGACCCGTTCTCGTTCAATATCACCAAATGAAAGAAGAGGCAGAGAGCCTCGACTCCTCTTTGATATTTCCTGAGTCAGGCATCGAACGATGTCAACAAATGAAAGAAGCGATTCTTCCATTAGAATCTGAGAAAAAGATGTTAGCGAATAATCATGATGAATGGCAGCGCAAGTTAGAGGAGCTTCGAGAAGAATTGGACCATGAGGAAGAAGAAAAGGCCCGTCTTTTGTTGAATAAAAAAACGGACTATGACCAGGACGCTAATGAGTCAATTCAACTCACTAAGCAGGCCGAACGGACCCGTGAGCAATTGCAAAAGGACTTGAACCATATGGATGTTCCTATCGAAGAAGATGATTTGGATGATTATCCGCTTCCTTTCTACATAGAAGAAACGTGGAGGGACTTGAGAAGTGAATGGAATAATGTCAATCGCGAAGAAGAACATCTCCACGAACAGGAACTGGATATAGGCCGGGAGTTCGAGAAAATCGAAGCACAGCAGGCTTCAATAGAACATGAACAAATCAGTGAAGAACAGGTCAGAGTTTATGAAAGGCAAATAGAAGATGCATATCAGTCGGCAACAGCGCCTTCAGACAGGCAAATACGAACTTCTAGAGCAGATATGATAAAGCGTAGGAAGACCGGGGCAGCAGGGGCTGTCGGCGCTCTTGTCCTAGGTTTGATATTCCAGTCCTTCCTGCCTGGAATAGAAGTGGTCTTACTTACAATTCTTGCTACGGTAGTTTTTGCAGTACTAGCGTATAAAAGTCATATAACACTACAAGCACACACTAATTCTCAAGGAACACAAAAAGATGATCATGTCTCCTACCAAAACCTAGACAAGGCACGTAATCAGCTGCAAAAGTATGAAAAGCGTAAAACGGAGTTGGAACACCTTCATGATCAATGGAGACAATTAAACCAGGAAGAAATACGGCTGGAAGAGAAAAGGAACCATTTGAACCAAAGGAAGCTCAGATTTGAATCAGCAAAAGCTGAACAGGAGAGTCTTTATCCATTTCTGAAGTCGTTAAAAATCGATTATTGGGAAAAGTTATATCATTTATTAACACAAGCAAGGGAAAAGCGGGTGGAACACCATCGTATCGTGCAGGATCTTGAATTACACCAAGCCAGGTCAAATACGATTATAGAGGAAATGGAAGGGTTTTACCATCGCAACAATTGGGAATTCTATAAACGGAACGTAGAACTTCATTGGCGTGCCTTAATGAGCTGGCTGAACGAACAAGACAAAAAGAGAGAGCAATGTAAACAAATCAAAGAGTCTTTACATGAGTTAACTCGACAGGCCAAAGAAAATGAGATGAAACTGCAAACGTATATAAATAAAAGGGAGGACCTTTTTTACGAAGCCGGGGTGACTACTGAAGGTGACTTCTATCAGAAAGCACGGCAAGTGGAAGAAAAAGATCGTACCTTGTATGTGCTGAAGGATCTCGAACAACAACTGAAGGGGATGTTATCAGAGGAAGAACAAGAAGAGTTCGGTGTGTGGGAGCGAGTGGCGGATGAATCGGACCTACAAGCCCGACTTGATCATATTAAGAAAGAAAAGCAGCATCTGGAAGAAAAAAGAAGCAAAGCTCAGCAGTCTTTAGCGGATATTCATAGCAGTATCAGCCGCTTGGAAAATTCAGAAGAACGATCTGAAATCACTCATCGTTTTCAAATGGAAAAGGAACGCCTTCAAGAACAAGCGAAGGAATGGGCTAAGTATAGAGTTGCCCTCCAAATTTTAAGAAAAACGAAACAAACGTACAAGAAAAAATATTTACCTCAAGTCATGAGCGTAGCCGAAACACACTTCCTGAAGTTGACAAAGGGAAATTACAGCCAAATCCGGCTGTTGCCAGAGAGTGAACGGATCATAGTAGGCCACCATGATGGTACGATCTATAGCCCTGAAGAACTTTCACGGGGGACGAGGGATCAGTTGTATGTGGCTTTCCGGTTAGCTTTAGGAGAAACGATGGCAGAATCGATGCGCCTTCCATTTCTAGTAGATGATGCATTTGTCCATTTTGACCAGACACGCCTTCAAGTGATGTCAGAGATATTAGAGGAAGTGTCGACTCGCCATCAAGTGATATTATTTTCTTGGAGAAGTGACCTGCCTTCATTGTTTCAAAGCCCACAAGTACAAGAACTTCAATAA
- a CDS encoding GbsR/MarR family transcriptional regulator codes for MQQAHKEDWTKYEETIEQFIQVIAKNMNLYGVTPSIGRLYGVLYFSEDPMTLDDMREALEMSKTSMSTGVRALSDMKMVEPSFKKGIRKDLYKSEEDWYKSFTSLFGSRWRHHTETNIEEADEAIQELLELKEETADDNLKEKINHDIERLEYAQNYYRWLMKFIHVVESGEIFQYVPKVEQQKKK; via the coding sequence TTGCAACAAGCACACAAAGAAGATTGGACCAAATATGAAGAGACAATTGAACAATTCATCCAGGTGATTGCTAAAAATATGAATTTGTATGGGGTGACCCCTTCCATTGGGCGTCTGTACGGAGTGTTGTATTTTTCTGAAGATCCGATGACTTTGGATGATATGAGAGAAGCATTGGAAATGAGCAAGACCAGCATGTCGACAGGGGTACGGGCTCTGTCAGATATGAAGATGGTGGAACCTTCTTTTAAGAAAGGTATACGTAAAGACTTATACAAATCAGAAGAGGATTGGTATAAATCCTTCACGTCCTTGTTCGGCAGTCGCTGGAGGCATCATACTGAAACGAATATCGAGGAAGCAGATGAAGCTATCCAGGAGCTGTTAGAATTAAAAGAAGAGACTGCTGATGATAATTTGAAAGAAAAAATCAATCACGACATTGAGCGGTTAGAATATGCGCAGAACTATTATCGCTGGTTGATGAAATTCATTCATGTCGTTGAATCCGGTGAAATCTTCCAATATGTCCCTAAAGTCGAACAACAAAAGAAAAAATAA
- a CDS encoding glycine betaine ABC transporter substrate-binding protein, translating into MFNLNWKRFGMVAGLSLTLVAAGCGSSEDEGNETTGDSEGGESSSEEVNYGEELNYEITGIEAGAGVVATAETAVEEYENLSGWEVSTSSSGAMATALGEAVENEEPIVVTGWTPHWKFAKYDLKYLEDPKEVFGGEEQIKTMVRQGLEEEKPNAYKILDQFNWEAADMESVMLEITNGTSEQEAAQNWISENQDKVDAWTEGTEEVDGTEVELVYVNWDSEIASTNVIAEVMREQGFDVTITPLDNGPMWESVASGEVTGMVAAWLPGTHGDLYEEHKDSLEDLGANLEGAKIGLVVPEYMDVDSIEDLKPAE; encoded by the coding sequence ATGTTTAATTTAAATTGGAAACGTTTCGGCATGGTTGCTGGACTTTCTTTAACACTTGTTGCTGCAGGTTGTGGCTCATCAGAGGATGAAGGGAATGAAACTACAGGCGATAGCGAAGGTGGAGAGTCTTCTTCTGAAGAAGTGAACTACGGGGAAGAACTTAATTATGAAATTACTGGAATTGAAGCAGGCGCCGGTGTTGTAGCTACAGCCGAAACTGCTGTAGAAGAATATGAGAACTTGAGTGGTTGGGAAGTTTCCACATCATCTTCAGGTGCGATGGCTACAGCACTAGGTGAAGCGGTTGAGAATGAAGAACCGATCGTTGTTACTGGCTGGACACCACACTGGAAGTTTGCCAAATATGACCTTAAATATCTTGAAGATCCAAAAGAAGTATTCGGTGGCGAAGAGCAAATCAAGACAATGGTCCGTCAAGGTCTTGAAGAAGAAAAGCCGAACGCTTATAAAATTTTAGACCAGTTCAACTGGGAAGCTGCTGACATGGAATCTGTAATGCTTGAAATCACAAACGGTACAAGTGAACAAGAAGCAGCGCAAAACTGGATTTCTGAAAACCAGGACAAAGTGGATGCTTGGACAGAAGGTACAGAAGAAGTAGACGGTACAGAAGTTGAACTTGTTTATGTAAACTGGGATTCTGAAATTGCTTCTACAAACGTAATTGCAGAAGTGATGAGAGAGCAAGGCTTTGATGTAACGATTACACCACTGGACAACGGCCCAATGTGGGAATCAGTTGCTTCCGGTGAAGTTACAGGTATGGTAGCTGCATGGTTGCCAGGAACTCACGGTGATCTTTACGAAGAACATAAGGACAGCCTTGAAGACCTAGGTGCAAACCTTGAAGGTGCGAAAATCGGTCTTGTCGTTCCAGAATACATGGATGTTGATTCCATTGAAGATCTGAAACCAGCTGAATAA
- the proV gene encoding glycine betaine/L-proline ABC transporter ATP-binding protein ProV, with protein MPIIQVENLSKIFGKNARKATKYLDEGLSKDEILEKTGNTVGVNRASFDVEEGEIFVIMGLSGSGKSTLVRLINRLIEPTEGSVLIDGQDLAKMDKKSLREVRREKLSMVFQRFGLFPHRTVLENAEFGLEVQGIDKEKRGEKAKKSLEMVGLGNYIHQFPGQLSGGMQQRVGLARALANDPEVLLMDEAFSALDPLIRKEMQDELLELQESMKKTILFITHDLDEALRIGDRIALMNDGRIVQIGTPEEILVNPANDYVEKFVEDVDRSKVLTAEHVMKRPETVDVEKHGPRTALERMRKEGLSSIYVTDAKRNLHGFVTADDVSNAAKQEMKDLKSILRTDVPKVQQDTPMQEIFDIIHDAPVPVAVVEDGKLKGIIVRGAVIAALAGNEVNLNGLDS; from the coding sequence GTGCCGATCATTCAAGTGGAAAACTTGTCTAAAATATTCGGTAAGAATGCCAGGAAGGCAACCAAATATTTAGATGAAGGTTTATCAAAAGATGAGATATTAGAAAAAACAGGGAATACAGTCGGAGTAAACCGTGCGTCCTTTGATGTAGAAGAAGGAGAAATCTTCGTAATCATGGGACTATCAGGAAGTGGTAAATCCACGCTTGTCCGATTGATCAACCGATTGATCGAACCAACAGAAGGCAGTGTTCTGATTGATGGACAAGATCTTGCGAAAATGGATAAAAAGAGTCTTCGGGAAGTCCGTCGTGAAAAACTGAGCATGGTCTTCCAACGTTTCGGTTTATTTCCGCATCGTACCGTGTTGGAAAATGCTGAGTTTGGCTTGGAAGTTCAGGGCATTGATAAGGAAAAGCGCGGAGAAAAAGCGAAAAAGTCTCTGGAAATGGTTGGGTTAGGTAATTATATCCACCAATTTCCCGGGCAGCTCTCCGGTGGTATGCAGCAGCGTGTCGGTTTGGCCCGTGCTCTAGCCAACGATCCTGAAGTATTGCTGATGGACGAAGCGTTCTCTGCATTGGATCCGCTGATCCGTAAAGAAATGCAGGATGAACTTCTGGAGCTTCAAGAGTCAATGAAGAAAACGATTCTGTTCATCACCCATGACTTGGATGAAGCTTTGAGAATAGGTGACCGAATCGCCTTGATGAATGATGGACGTATCGTTCAAATTGGTACTCCTGAAGAAATTCTAGTGAATCCAGCAAATGATTATGTTGAGAAATTCGTTGAAGATGTGGACCGTTCCAAAGTCTTGACCGCAGAACATGTCATGAAGCGTCCTGAAACAGTGGATGTTGAAAAGCATGGGCCTAGAACAGCTCTTGAGCGTATGCGTAAAGAAGGTCTTTCAAGTATCTATGTAACAGACGCGAAACGTAACCTGCATGGTTTCGTAACCGCAGATGACGTCTCGAATGCTGCGAAACAGGAAATGAAGGATCTTAAAAGTATTCTGCGTACAGATGTACCTAAAGTACAGCAAGATACACCAATGCAAGAGATTTTCGATATCATTCACGATGCTCCGGTCCCAGTAGCGGTCGTAGAAGATGGCAAGCTGAAAGGTATCATTGTAAGAGGAGCAGTAATCGCGGCATTAGCTGGAAATGAGGTGAATTTAAATGGGCTTGATTCCTAA
- a CDS encoding DUF1878 family protein gives MKKENQCEQYSFQLKLLMNVEEMKKYPFTKMVIEKGMTEQEYNETLGLLELLDDTYKEELEYGLIDHSSLLLHYAGMLCSKLPVEGSLQALEGEGLYPELAKKLLQLKDI, from the coding sequence TTGAAGAAGGAAAATCAATGTGAACAGTATTCATTTCAGCTCAAGCTTTTGATGAATGTAGAGGAAATGAAGAAGTATCCATTTACAAAAATGGTCATAGAGAAGGGCATGACTGAGCAGGAGTACAATGAAACCCTGGGCCTGTTAGAATTATTGGATGATACATATAAAGAGGAGCTTGAATATGGCTTGATCGACCATTCTTCGTTGTTGCTCCATTATGCGGGGATGTTGTGCAGCAAACTACCTGTGGAAGGTTCTCTGCAAGCATTGGAGGGAGAGGGGCTTTATCCAGAGCTCGCAAAAAAATTATTACAACTGAAAGACATATAA
- a CDS encoding HTH-type transcriptional regulator Hpr — MKDKISKRDAIFYSHKMAQLSKALWKAIEKDWQEWIKPFQLNINEHHILWIAYHLKGASISEISKYGVMHVSTAFNFSKKMEARGLLQFSKRENDKRNTYVELTESGVELLEETLNEYNPEDNSVLRGVMPMTEMYGKLPEFLDLSALIKEIYGDEYMEILERSLENIEEEATISQPTDIESYKKKTKSS, encoded by the coding sequence ATGAAGGATAAGATTTCCAAGCGAGATGCTATTTTCTATAGCCATAAAATGGCCCAGTTATCGAAAGCGCTTTGGAAAGCCATCGAAAAAGATTGGCAAGAATGGATTAAACCTTTCCAGTTGAACATAAATGAACACCATATTTTATGGATTGCGTACCACCTGAAAGGTGCAAGCATTTCAGAAATCTCTAAATATGGAGTCATGCATGTATCTACTGCCTTCAATTTTTCCAAAAAGATGGAGGCCCGTGGTCTTCTTCAATTTTCCAAACGTGAAAACGACAAAAGAAACACGTATGTTGAGCTGACTGAATCAGGGGTTGAATTGTTAGAAGAAACGCTGAATGAATATAACCCTGAGGATAACTCAGTGCTGCGCGGAGTCATGCCTATGACCGAAATGTACGGAAAATTACCTGAGTTTTTGGACTTATCTGCCCTTATCAAAGAGATTTATGGAGACGAATATATGGAAATCCTTGAACGTTCGTTAGAAAACATCGAAGAAGAAGCTACTATCAGTCAACCGACTGATATTGAAAGTTATAAAAAGAAAACAAAATCTTCCTGA
- a CDS encoding DUF3267 domain-containing protein — MMNCWKTVNINKEFGLNRIYLMSFLTGLLSFLILYVPFSMLHGTHDMKDHGFLPLLIILFFLPAMHRLMHMLPLMLSYKRLRVKFNFRKRFVPTFTYQCKSKLSKKTSILMALAPTMLITLPALVMGYVFPNYFAYLVLFASVNLGLSFSDFLYLNYFAKAPKRCLIENAKEGYDILIHQPKA, encoded by the coding sequence ATGATGAACTGCTGGAAAACAGTCAACATCAATAAAGAATTCGGTCTGAATCGTATCTATCTTATGTCTTTTTTAACAGGATTGCTATCCTTTTTGATTCTGTACGTTCCGTTTTCAATGCTCCATGGAACGCACGACATGAAAGATCACGGATTCCTTCCATTGTTGATTATTTTGTTCTTCCTGCCAGCTATGCATCGACTAATGCATATGCTTCCATTGATGCTTAGTTATAAACGGCTGCGCGTGAAGTTCAACTTCAGAAAGCGTTTTGTACCAACGTTCACTTACCAATGCAAATCTAAACTTTCTAAGAAGACATCGATCTTAATGGCTTTAGCGCCGACAATGTTGATCACTCTCCCAGCACTCGTCATGGGCTATGTCTTCCCTAACTATTTTGCCTATCTCGTACTCTTTGCATCAGTGAATCTCGGTCTTTCTTTTTCAGATTTCCTTTATCTGAACTATTTTGCCAAAGCGCCGAAAAGATGCTTGATCGAAAATGCAAAAGAGGGTTACGATATCTTGATCCACCAACCAAAAGCTTAG